Genomic window (Leisingera methylohalidivorans DSM 14336):
CTCCCGCTGCGGCGCGGCGGGGGCTTCTGCGGGCAACCCCAGCAGGCGCCGCTTTTCCGCGGGTGTCAGGAAATCGGCCGCAGAGACCCGGCGCCACTGCGCCTCGCGCTCGGCGGCCAAGGCAGGCAGCTGGTCGAGGTCGGGTTTCAGCGTCAGCGCCTCGCCGGTCCAGCCGGCCAGCCAGTCGGCAAGCGCGGCGGCGGCCTTGGCCGCCAGCGGCAGCACGGTCAGCCGGTAAAAGGCGCGGTGGGCCTCCTGGTAATTGGCGTAAGTTGCATCGCCGGGAATGCCGAGCAGCATCGGCGGCACCCCGAAGGCCAGCGCAATTTCGCGGGCGGCGGTGTCCTTGGTTTTCTGAAACTCCATATCAGAGGGCGAGAACCCCATTGGCTTCCAGTCCAGCCCGCCCTCCAGCACCATCGGCCGGCCGGCGTTCTTGGCGCCCTGAAAGTTTGATTGAATCTCGTCGCTTAGAATGCGGAATTGTTCCTCGGACATGCGGCCGTGGCCGTCGGACCCGTTCCAGACCAGCGCGCCGGAGGGGCGGGCGGCGTTGTCCAAAAGCGCCTTGGACCAGCGGGAGGCCGCGTTGTGCACATCAATCGCCATTGCCGCCGCCTGCAGCGATGACAACCCGTAGTGGTCGTCCTGCGGGTGGAAGCTTTTGATGTGGCAGACCGGTGATTGCGCGCCCTCCGCGGTGAAGCGGTGCTTGCGTCCGGCAACCGAATATTCGAACCCGGCCGGCCAGCCGTCCGGGCCGGGCACAACGCGCATCCGGTCGGACCGCAGCACATGCAATTCCGCAGGCGTGCCTGCGTCTGCCGCGACCGCCTCGATATAGGCATTGCCGGAGAGCAGCAGGTGGCCATAGAGCGCCTCCAGCAGTTCGGCCTGGCCCTGCGCCGGATTGGGGCGGGCCAGCAGCGCCAGCCAGGGGTGGCTGTCAAAGCGCCGGCGGCTGTCCTGCAGCACCAGCGGCACGGCCGCGGCGGCCTCGGCGATCATCCGGATCACCCGGTGGCCGACCGGATTGCCGGCAAAACCGCTGCGGGTCAGGGACACGCTGTCGCGCGGGCTCCAGGCGGTGCGGCCGGCCCCCTGCCAGGAGACCACGCGGGCGGTCTGGCTGGCCTTCTGTTCCAGGGCGGTTTCCGGGGGTTCGGGCTTGTTGCGCCGCAGCAGGTCAAAGACCATTGTCCGCTCCTCAAGTTGCTGTGTGGGGCGCTGCCTGCCGCTGGGGCCGATGCGCCTTTGCTGAGGGTCATTAGTGACAGAGAGGCCTGAAGATTTGGCCAGCGGTGCGTACGCAGGGGGCGCAACACCCCAGGTTAAGCGACTGTAATAAAAGGAAATAGCAGCGTTGCGCGCTGCCATTCTCCCATCTTCATTTTCTGATGCACCGTCTGGCCGAAGGCCGGGCAGCGCCCGTCCGCCCCCCTCCGGGCGGGCGCTGCCCTGGGCGCATTACAGCACCCTGATCTGCGGCATCCTCAGGCTGGCTGCCGGCTGGATGATCAGCTCATGCAGGGCCCAGACCAGCGCATCCAGCCGGTCGGGAGAGCCGCTGCCCTGATAGCCTTGCGGGGTCATCAGGCACATCTGGTCCTCCAGCTCTCCCAGCCCCGGCAAATGTTTGACGCGGCCCTGCTCATAAAGGGCGGCGACGGGTTCGGCGCGGGCGGATTTGCCCTTGCGCGCATGCAAGGCCCGGAACGGCACCAGCGGGTCGGCCTGGCGCAGCACCGTCTCCACCAGAGCGCCGCCCTGATTGACCTCGGCCACCACCCGTTCGGCGCCAAAGGCATCGCGGGCGGCAATCACCGCCTGCGCCCAGGCCAGCGGCCCGGCGCCCTGAACGGTGCGGTCGGCCAGCACATAGGCGCGCCAGTCCTGCGGTTTGCCCTGGGTGACGGCGCCCGCCGCCACGATGCCGCAGGCGTCCGAGGATTTTCCGGAACTGACCGCGGGATCCACCGCCACCACCACCCGGTCGAGCGGCGGCGCGCCGGTCACTTGCGCCGCCGCCAGCGCGGCAGTGGACCAGAGCGCGCCCGGCACATCGGCCAGCATCACCCCGTCCAGCTCCTGCCGGCCCAGACGGGTGCCGGCGTAGCGCGCCCGCATCTCCTCTAGGAACGACGGCGCGAGGTTGGCGCGGTTGGCCTCGGTCGGGGCGTGGGTCTGCACCGTGCTGGGAGAGGCCAGCAGGTGTTTCAGAACCGGTGCATTGCGCGGCGTGGTGGTGACGCAGACGCGCGGGTCCCGGCCCAGCCGCAGGGCGAATTGCAGCATGTCCCAGCATTCCTGGCCTTTGCGCCATTTGGCCAGCTCATCCGCCCAGGCGGCGTCGAACTGGGGGCCGCGCAGGGCCTCGGGGTCGTGGGCGGAAAACGCCTGCGCCTCGGCGCCGTTGGGCCAGATCAGCTTGCGCTCGGAGGCTTTCCACTTGGGGCGGCGGTCGGGCGGCGAGCAGGCCAGGATGCCGCTGTCGCCGTGGATCATCACGTCGCGCACCTGGTCATAGGTTTCGGCCACCAGCGCGATGCGGCGGGCGGTGCCGGGATCCTGCGGGCGCGGCCCTTCGGCGAGCGACCGGATCCATTCGGCCCCTGCCCGCGTCTTGCCTGCGCCGCGGCCGCCCAGGATCACCCAGGCACGCCAGCCGCCCGGCGGCGGGCGCTGGTGGTCCAATGCCCAGATGCCGAACAGATGCGGCAGCGCGCACAGCGCCTTGCGGTCCAGCTCATTCAAGAACCAGCTCTGGAGCGAGGGCGGCGCGCAGGCCAGAAAGTCCGCGCTCGACAGCTGCGCGCGCCGCGACGAGATCGAGTTCGTGTTCGGATTTGAGCATGCGGGCGAATTCGGTGCTTTGTTCTGCAAGGAGTCTCTCCACTTTCTGGCAATCGCGGATCAGCTGTTCCAGTTTGCCGACCTGTCCCTTGGCGCCGGCGCCGGTGGTTTCGAGCTGCTCCCGCAGCGCCTCTGCCTCGTTTCGCAGCCGGTGAATGCTCTCCTGCAGGGATCGCAGAAGATCGGCGGTGTAATGCACCTGCCGGGTCAGGACGGCGGCGCCGTCCTGGTCTGTTGGATGATCTGTCATGAATTTGTCTGCCTCATGCGTTTTTTGTCCGCACAAGAGAAAGAACGACGGCCACCGGCGGAGGGATCCGGGGCCGTCCATGTTCTTTCCAGCTGCAATGCAACTTATACGTGAAAATGTTGCGTTTGTCAAGAATTCCGGCCGCAGCAGCGCACGGTGGAAAGGCAACGGCCTGCCGATAAGGGCGGCCCAAAGGCTTGCTGACGACAGAAGCCGGTCAAAGAGGCGCGCTTTCCGCTAAGCATCTTGCACGTCGTTCTTTCTTTCAGGTTTGCCGCCGCTGCATCGCGCGGTGGCAGCAGCCGCAAACCTTGGATCATACTGATCCGGCCCTCTGCCAGAGCGATGTCCGGTTTGCGGGGGGCCAACCGGTCTGTCGGAGGCGTGTCATTTTCCGGTAACCCGGTCAAACCCCATGCTGATAGGTCACCATTCCGTCGCAGATCGTCGTCATCGCCATCGCCGCCGTCACGTTCCCGGGCGCAAGCTGCGTCAGGTCATGGCTCATAATTGCAACGTCGGCCGCCATGCCGATTGCCAGCTTTCCTTTTGTATCCTCGTTGAATTCGGACCAGGCATTGCCGCGCGTATAGCTGGCCAGCGTGTCGTGCAGCGTCTGGGTCTGGTCGGCCCACCCCTCGCCCAGATCCAGCGGTGCGATTGCGGCTTTGACATTTGCCATCACGTTGACCGGGATCACGGGCCAGTCTGTCGAAAAGATGACCTGTGCGCCTGCGTCACGTATGGTCTGCCAGGCATAGGCCCCGGCAATCTGGTCCGCGTGCAGATACTGCGCCGCGCCGCCGGGCGGAAAGATATGCCCCATCGGAGCGTGGCCCGGTTGCAGGGAGGCAACGATGCCCAACGCCGCAAGCCGTGGTATATCGTCTGGATGGATCACTTCGATATGTTCGATCCGGTGACGGCTGTCGCGCCTCCCATTGGTCTTTGCAGCCATCTCGAAAGCGTCGATCGTGCGCCTGACACCAGCATCGCCGATGGCGTGAACGGCGATCTGGAACCCCAACCGGTCCGCTTCGGAACAGCAGGCAACAAAGTGCTCCTGTGTGAAAACCTCATCGCCTGAATTGCCGTTTGCGCCCAGCTCACCGGGGTAAGGGCGCAGCATCAGCGCAGTGCCGCTCTCGATCACACCGTCAATGAACATCTTGACGTGGCTGCATGCGATCTTGCCGCTTCGGAAATCATCCCGCATCGCGGGCGCTTCCGCGGTCATCCGTTGCAGCGGATCGGTTCCTTTCATATGAAACGGCACACGGCAGCGGCAAAGCAGGCGGCCTTCGGCTTCCAGTTCGGACAAAAGCTCCAGCTGATACCTGTTGCCGTCCATCAGATGCAGGCCTGTAATGCCTTGCGCGGCGCAATGCGCAAGCCCCTTGGCGAGAACGTCCTTGTCCATCCGGCGCTGATCCGCCGTTGCGGGGGGCACCGGGTCCTTGCCCGTTGTCAGGCCCAGCATGTCCCGGCCGCCGTGGCGCGTGAGGCGCAGCACCGGCTCATAGGCGCCGGGCTCCAGCAGCTCGCCAGTGGCCAGACCGTCCTCGCCCATCACGATCTCGGAGCCTGCATCGGTTGGTCCGCCTTGCAGAAGGCCTGCGGCTTTCAGGGCGGCCGTGTTTGCCCAGATCGTGTGGTGGTCCGGCGCGAACATGGCCAGCGGGCGGTCGCTGAGAATCCGGTCGAGGTCGTGGCGGGTGGGCGTCTTTCCCGTGCCCAGAATGCCGTAGTCCGCCATGACGCAGAACACCAGGGCATCGTCCGGATTGGCCTGCGCGTAGGGGCGGATGCCGGCCCGCATCGCGGGCAAACCTGTGACGCCGTAAAGGTTCAGGCAATCCAGCTCAACCGATCCGCCAAACAGATGGACATGGCTGTCGATGAACCCGGGAAGCACAGTCGCACCGCCCGCGTCGATCATCCGGGTCTCAGGGCCGGCCAGGGATAGAATGGCGGCATCAGCCCCGACAGCCGTGATCCTGCTGCCTGCAATCGCAAGCGCCTGTGCGGTCGGCATCGCGTCGTCAAAGGTCATAAGGGCGCCGTTGTGGATGATAATCGAAGGGGTCATGGGATGTCCTGATGCCGCGGGAGCGGCCCCGGCAGGGCGGGGCCTCAGTTTAAGTCTTTCGTTCCCTTCTGTAGGTCGGTCCGGATTGCTGTGTAAAGCTTTGCCGCCGCAGGCGGGCATGGCGGGTGATACGCTTTAATCTGTCCGCCGCGGGGTTTGCAGGCTGGCGCACCTGCTTGGCTATCGGGGCCTTATTTATCAGGACACAGTATGTTTTTGCATCCGGTCAGCACGTCCCCGCCCATGCCAGCCATCGGACCGATCCGGGGATAGGTGCAAGACAATCATTCACGGCGGCTGGTGCGATCAGCGGCTCAGCAACCGCGCAGTCGTCAATCGCGCCCTTCCAAGCGCCGGTATGCCTTCAGAACCGCTATTCGTGTTTCTTCCGGCTGCTGATTGACCGCCTCGGCAAGGCGGTGCAGTTGGTGACGCAGCCCGTGCAGCTGGTCCAGCAGGGACAAGATAGTCGGTACTGTATCCGCGGACAGCGACATTTCCTTGCGCAGGTCGCAGATCAGCCGGATCCGGGCGATGTCGAGTTCATCGAAAAACGGGCCGCCGTCGCCGCGTGCCGGTTTGATCCAACCCGCCCGCACCCATGAGCGAAGCTCCCGGAGCTGAAGCCTGCGAACCGTGGCAACCACGTCATGTTCTCTCAGCCGCATCACACACTCCCCATGTTCTTGCGCGGATCCTGCCCGGCGGTTTCACGCCAGCGGCGGGCGAGGTCTTCCATCCCGCTGCCGATCTTGTCCGGCAGCATGATCATCAATCGGACATATTGGTCGCCCGCCGGTCCTTTACCGGGCCGGACCCCCTTGCCCTTCAGCCGCAGCCTCTGGCCGCTGGACGCTCCCTTGGGCAAGTTCATCGACACCGGCCCCGAAAGCGTCGGAACCTCGATCCTGCCGCCCAGAACAGCCTCATCGAAGGTGATCGGCAGGTCGATCCCGATATCGTTGCCGTCGCGTGTGAAGAGCGGGTGCGGCTTGACGGAAATCCCGACATAGGCATCGCCCGCCGGGCCGCCGCCAATGCCCGGCTGCCCCTTGCCGCGCAGGCGCAGGGTCTGACCGTCGCGGACACCGGCAGGGATCGTCAGATCGATGGTCTGGCCATCCGGCAGCGGCACCGTCCGTTTTGCACCGCGGGCAGCATCGAGAAAATCGACGTCGAGATGATAGCGCAGGTCGGCCCCGCGCGCCGCGAAGCCCTGCGCCGAACCGGGGCCCGCCCGCCCCTGCCCCTGCCCCTGCCGCCCGAAGAGATCTGCGAAAATGTCCGACACATCCTCGAAATCGTTGAAAGCCGCCGAGGATTGATACCGGCCTTCGGGGTCCGCACCGGCATATTGGCGATAGAATTGTCGCTCCGGCCTGTCCTGACCGCTGGCGTCGATTTCGCCCCCGTCGTAGCGGCGGCGCTTTTCCTCGTCGCCCAGGATGTCATAAGCCGCGCCCACCTTCTGAAACTCGGCGGCTTTGTCCTTGTCGCCGGGCGACAGATCGGGGTGCAGGGCTTTTGCCAGCTTGCGATAGGCCTTCTTGATTTCTGCCTGCGTGGCATCTTTGGAGACGCCGAGGATGTCATATGGACTGTCGCTCATATTTTTTTGTTCCCGTACGGATCATTCGGCCGGCCAGCGCCGGACTTAGCACCAGCCCGGCCTGCGCCGGGCATGGCATCGGTGGTTTCCGGCACTTGCATGGCTTCATGAAGTGCCGGAGCAATTGGCGTATTCCCGGACGCGATGGGGCTGGCGCCGAGGGCGGGGCCAGAGCCCCGGCCGCCGCCGCGATACCAAGCCCGCCCCCCCGGCGCGCCATTTGCCGGCCCGTTTCCGCGCGGCTCCGGCGTCCCGATGCGTTGTTTCTGCTTCCGGCGTCACCGCGGGATCTGTGACCTCAGGCGTGATGTCCTCCGTGTGTGCGGCAGCCCCGGTTTTCTTGCCGGTCTTGGACATGGTACCATCCTTTCAAAACATTCGCGAGAACCCGGCAGCCGGGCCGGCCTGGCGCCCGCGGCAGCGGCAGCGGCAGCGGGAGACAGACCCTTCGGGATCGGATGAGAAAGGGACATGGGCAAAACCCCATGCCCCCTTTTCCGGCTCAAGAGGATTTCACCTTGATCCGCTTGACCTTCGCCTGTGCCTCAGGCGATTTCGGCAGGGTCACGGTGAGCACACCGTTGCGGAATTGCGCGTCTGCCTTGCCGGTATCGGCCCCCGGCGGAAGCGGGATCGTGCGGTAGAACGCGCCGTAGGACCGTTCGGACATGTAAACGCCCTTGCGCTTTTCCTCGTGCGCGATCTTCTTTTCGCCGCGGATCGTCATGGCGTCGCCCGACAGCGAGATGCCGATATCATCTTCGCTCATGCCGGGGAGCTCGACTGCCACCTCGACACTGTCGCCGGATTCCGAAATATCGGTGCTTGGGCCGAACCCTCCGGCCGGGTTGGTCCGGCCGTTCCAGCCATTCTCCAGCCGCTGCCAGAAGTCCTCGAACACGTGGTTGATATCACGTTGAAGTGCGGCGAGCGGGTTGTCCGGCCGGTCATCGCCGGACGCCGGGGTCTTGTTCCTGTCACGACCCCAGGGGATGAGATCGCTGATCTGCATGATGTTTCCTCCTTTGCTATCGTGATGTTACGCTGACTTGACTGAAATCTTTCTGGGCTTCGCCCCAACCGCGCGGGGCAGTTCCAGACGTAACACGCCATTCTTGAAATCAGCCTTGATGTTGTTCTGGTCGACCGCGTCCGACAGGGTGAACACACGCATGTAGTCGCCTTCGCGGTATTCGGATGAAATGCGGCGGTAGCCCTCGGGCGAATGCGGTTCAACGCTGCCTTTCAGGGTCAGAACCTGCCGTTCAAGCGTCACGTCGATGCCGTCAGGCGCTACACCGGGCATGTCGGCCAGGATGACCGTGGTCTCGTCCCGTTCGAAGATGTCGACCATCGGCATGAATGCCGTTCCGGCCGATCCATTGGACTGGTTGCGCCCAGCCATGCCGCGGCCGCCTTGGGGTGTCAGTTCCTGTGCCATGATTTTCCTCCTTTCCTTCGGGTGTCAGGACGCCTTGATTTCGATACGCTTTGGCTTGTCGTCCTCCGGCCGCTGCATCTCGACTGTCAGCACACCGTTCCGGAACCGGGCCTCGATACTGCCGGAATCGATCCGGAACGGCAGTTCGATGGTGCGCGAGAACGATCCGGTTGGGCGTTCGCTCCGGTACCAGGCCGCCTCCTCGCCCTCGTCGTGCCGGGGAAAGGTCCCCTTGATCGAAACCAGCGTGTCCTTGACTGTCAGTTCGATGTCGTTCTCGGACAGGCCCGGCAGTTCGGCCGTCATCACGATGCTGTCCTGACCGGCCCAGAAGTTCACCGGCGGATAGACAGTTGCACGAGGGGACGGGCCGAACCCGTCGAACAGACGGTTCATTTCGGTCTGCGCACGGCGCATATCGGAAAAGGGATCCGAAGTGCCGTGGGCTGCGAAGGGTGTGTAAAGCATTGCAGTCCTCCTTTCCAAAGCTCGGCGAAAGCCGGCTGTCCGCCTTTTTGGCAGGGCAAGCGAGGATAGCCCGTGTGAAACCGGCGGACAGACGGCTGGCATGTGTGGAGAGGCTGGAAAGGCAGGTCGCAGGCCGGAACGCTGCATGCACTACCGGCGCGGCGCCTGAGCCCGCGCACCGGAATGGCAGTCAAATGGACGATCGCAAGTCAAGCCAACCGCCCGGTTTCCACTACCTGGGGACCCGCCTACGGCATCCCCGCAACCGATGTGGGATCAGCATTTTCTCTGTCAAGACCTGCACTGGAAATTTTATCCGGACCCGCCCGCACAGCCGTGAACCCGGGAGTGCAGCCAGGGAAGACGGGAGCCTTGGACCAGAAAACGCAGATCAATATCCGGTATATCCTGCTGCCCGTTTCCGGGCCGGATTGGCACAGGGTCCGACTGGGCGCGGGCGCGCTGCTGGCAGTGCAGGGCTGATTATGCCCGAATGCACCGCAGTGTCCCCAGCGGATCGGATTTCCAACGGCTGTGCGGGGCGCATAAAAAAGGGCGCCAAGCGGCGCCCTTCGCAGTTTCCCTCCTGCCCCGCAGCGTCAGTTGTTCTGCTGCTGGGCTTCGATTTCGCGCCATTTGGCGACGTTCCGGTTGTGTTCGTCCAGCGTCTCGGCAAAGGCGTGGCCGCCGGTGCCGTCAGCCACAAAGAACACGTAATCCGTGGTCTCCGGGTTCACCGCGGCCTCCAGGCTGGCCATCCCCGGATTGGCGATGGGGGTCGGCGGCAGGCCCTCGATCACATAGGTATTCCAGGGCGTGGCCTTGCGCAGCTCGCTTTGGCGCAGGCCGCGGCCCAGAACGCCTTCGCCCTTGGTGACGCCATAGATCACCGTCGGGTCCGTCTGCAGCCGCATGCCGCGGTTCAGGCGGTTGGTGAAGACCGAAGCGACCAGGCCGCGTTCCCCGGCAATGCCGGTTTCCTTCTCGATGATCGAGGCAAGGATCAGCATTTCCTCGGGGCTGGCAACAGCAGCATCCGCGGCGCGGCCTTCCCAGGCGGCGTTGATGCGCAGCTGCTGGCGCTGCTGCATCTCCCCCAGAACGGCGGCGCGCGCTGTGCCCGGTGTGACCTCGTAGCTGTCGGGCGCAAGCAGGCCCTCGCCCGGGCGTTCGCCGGGGTCGCCCTCGAGCACATCGATGGATTTCAGCGCCTCGACCACCTGCCAGCTGGTCACCCCTTCGGCCAGCGCGATGCGGTAGCGGGTGTCGGCCTCCTGGCGGGTTTCGGTGTACGCGGCCGGGACCTCATCCTCGCCGAGGATGAATTCCGCCTTTTCCTCGAACGTGCTGGTGGCCGGGTCCAGCTCCCGCACCACAGTATTGGTGCGGGTCACGCCGACGCGGTAGACGATCTCGGTGCCGCAGGTGGAGGCACCGGAGGTGGTGACCCGGTCGATGATCTCCTCCATCGAGGATCCCGGCTCCACCAGAAAGCTGCCGGCCTTCAGCTGGCCGGTCTTCTCGCTGTATTTGGCGCCGAGACGGAAGATGGTGCCGGACGCAACCGCGCCCTGGTCTTCCAGGTCGCGGCTGACCCGCGCCATGTTCGAGCCCCGCTCGACACGCAGGCAGATCGCCGTCTCCAGCGGGCCTTCAGCGGTGTATTGCGATTTGCCCCACAGGATCAGACCGCCCAGCAGGAACAAAACCGCAATGAGCACTGTCAGCATGTTGGAGGCGAGGCTGCGCCACATCAGCCGGCCTTTCCGAAGATCACCGAGGCGTTGGTGCCGCCGAACCCAAAGGAGTTCGACAGTGCCACCTCAACCTTGCGCGCCCGTTTGGCGTTGGGGGCCAGGTCGATCGGGGTCTCAACGGCGGGGTTGTCCAGATTGATGGTCGGCGGTGCAACCTGATCGCGGATCGCCAGGATCGAGAAGATCGCCTCGATCGCGCCGGCCGCGCCCAGAAGATGCCCGGTGGCCGATTTGGTCGAGGACATGGTGACATTGGCGGCGTGATCGCCCAGCAGCCGTTCGACAGCGCCCAGTTCGATGGTGTCGGCCATGGTCGAGGTGCCATGGGCATTGATGTAGTCGATCGCCGAAGGCTCAAGACCGGCATTGGCCAGCGCCGCCTTCATCGAGCGTTCGCCGCCTTCGCCGTCGTCGGACGGGGCGGTGATGTGATAGGCGTCGCCCGACAGGCCGTAGCCCAGCACCTCGGCGTAAATTCTGGCGCCGCGGGCCTTGGCGTGCTCATAGTCCTCCAGCACCACGATGCCGGCGCCCTCGCCCATCACAAACCCGTCGCGGTCGGTGTCATAGGGGCGCGACGCTGACTTGGGGTCATCGGCGCGTTTGGTCGACAGCGCCTTGCAGGCGTTGAAACCGGCAATGCCGATCTCGCAGATGGCCGCTTCGGCGCCGCCTGCGATCATCACGTCGGCGTCGCCGGATTTGATCAGCCGCGCCGCGTCGCCAATGGCGTGGGCGCCGGTCGAGCAGGCGGTCACCACCGAGTGGTTCGGGCCCTTGAAGCCAAAGCGGATCGAGACCTGGCCCGAGATCAGGTTGATCAGCGCGCCGGGGATAAAGAAGGGAGACACCCGGCGGGGGCCTTTTTCCTTGATCATCACGGCGGTGTCCGCGATCGACGACAGGCCGCCGATGCCGGAGCCGATCATCACGCCGGTGCGCAGGCGGCTTTCCTCGTCCTCGGGCGTCCAGCCG
Coding sequences:
- a CDS encoding phage portal protein — its product is MVFDLLRRNKPEPPETALEQKASQTARVVSWQGAGRTAWSPRDSVSLTRSGFAGNPVGHRVIRMIAEAAAAVPLVLQDSRRRFDSHPWLALLARPNPAQGQAELLEALYGHLLLSGNAYIEAVAADAGTPAELHVLRSDRMRVVPGPDGWPAGFEYSVAGRKHRFTAEGAQSPVCHIKSFHPQDDHYGLSSLQAAAMAIDVHNAASRWSKALLDNAARPSGALVWNGSDGHGRMSEEQFRILSDEIQSNFQGAKNAGRPMVLEGGLDWKPMGFSPSDMEFQKTKDTAAREIALAFGVPPMLLGIPGDATYANYQEAHRAFYRLTVLPLAAKAAAALADWLAGWTGEALTLKPDLDQLPALAAEREAQWRRVSAADFLTPAEKRRLLGLPAEAPAAPQREGGQDD
- a CDS encoding Hsp20/alpha crystallin family protein; protein product: MQISDLIPWGRDRNKTPASGDDRPDNPLAALQRDINHVFEDFWQRLENGWNGRTNPAGGFGPSTDISESGDSVEVAVELPGMSEDDIGISLSGDAMTIRGEKKIAHEEKRKGVYMSERSYGAFYRTIPLPPGADTGKADAQFRNGVLTVTLPKSPEAQAKVKRIKVKSS
- a CDS encoding chaperone modulator CbpM; translation: MRLREHDVVATVRRLQLRELRSWVRAGWIKPARGDGGPFFDELDIARIRLICDLRKEMSLSADTVPTILSLLDQLHGLRHQLHRLAEAVNQQPEETRIAVLKAYRRLEGRD
- the fabF gene encoding beta-ketoacyl-ACP synthase II → MRRVVVTGLGLVTPLASGVEESWSRLLDGQSGAGPITLFDAEASGVTTTYACEVPRGDGSGGTFNPDDWVIKKDQKKIDDFILYGIAAADMAVRDAGWTPEDEESRLRTGVMIGSGIGGLSSIADTAVMIKEKGPRRVSPFFIPGALINLISGQVSIRFGFKGPNHSVVTACSTGAHAIGDAARLIKSGDADVMIAGGAEAAICEIGIAGFNACKALSTKRADDPKSASRPYDTDRDGFVMGEGAGIVVLEDYEHAKARGARIYAEVLGYGLSGDAYHITAPSDDGEGGERSMKAALANAGLEPSAIDYINAHGTSTMADTIELGAVERLLGDHAANVTMSSTKSATGHLLGAAGAIEAIFSILAIRDQVAPPTINLDNPAVETPIDLAPNAKRARKVEVALSNSFGFGGTNASVIFGKAG
- a CDS encoding Hsp20/alpha crystallin family protein; translation: MAQELTPQGGRGMAGRNQSNGSAGTAFMPMVDIFERDETTVILADMPGVAPDGIDVTLERQVLTLKGSVEPHSPEGYRRISSEYREGDYMRVFTLSDAVDQNNIKADFKNGVLRLELPRAVGAKPRKISVKSA
- the mltG gene encoding endolytic transglycosylase MltG, whose amino-acid sequence is MWRSLASNMLTVLIAVLFLLGGLILWGKSQYTAEGPLETAICLRVERGSNMARVSRDLEDQGAVASGTIFRLGAKYSEKTGQLKAGSFLVEPGSSMEEIIDRVTTSGASTCGTEIVYRVGVTRTNTVVRELDPATSTFEEKAEFILGEDEVPAAYTETRQEADTRYRIALAEGVTSWQVVEALKSIDVLEGDPGERPGEGLLAPDSYEVTPGTARAAVLGEMQQRQQLRINAAWEGRAADAAVASPEEMLILASIIEKETGIAGERGLVASVFTNRLNRGMRLQTDPTVIYGVTKGEGVLGRGLRQSELRKATPWNTYVIEGLPPTPIANPGMASLEAAVNPETTDYVFFVADGTGGHAFAETLDEHNRNVAKWREIEAQQQNN
- a CDS encoding Hsp20/alpha crystallin family protein encodes the protein MLYTPFAAHGTSDPFSDMRRAQTEMNRLFDGFGPSPRATVYPPVNFWAGQDSIVMTAELPGLSENDIELTVKDTLVSIKGTFPRHDEGEEAAWYRSERPTGSFSRTIELPFRIDSGSIEARFRNGVLTVEMQRPEDDKPKRIEIKAS
- a CDS encoding DnaJ C-terminal domain-containing protein, with translation MSDSPYDILGVSKDATQAEIKKAYRKLAKALHPDLSPGDKDKAAEFQKVGAAYDILGDEEKRRRYDGGEIDASGQDRPERQFYRQYAGADPEGRYQSSAAFNDFEDVSDIFADLFGRQGQGQGRAGPGSAQGFAARGADLRYHLDVDFLDAARGAKRTVPLPDGQTIDLTIPAGVRDGQTLRLRGKGQPGIGGGPAGDAYVGISVKPHPLFTRDGNDIGIDLPITFDEAVLGGRIEVPTLSGPVSMNLPKGASSGQRLRLKGKGVRPGKGPAGDQYVRLMIMLPDKIGSGMEDLARRWRETAGQDPRKNMGSV
- a CDS encoding DNA-packaging protein, giving the protein MNELDRKALCALPHLFGIWALDHQRPPPGGWRAWVILGGRGAGKTRAGAEWIRSLAEGPRPQDPGTARRIALVAETYDQVRDVMIHGDSGILACSPPDRRPKWKASERKLIWPNGAEAQAFSAHDPEALRGPQFDAAWADELAKWRKGQECWDMLQFALRLGRDPRVCVTTTPRNAPVLKHLLASPSTVQTHAPTEANRANLAPSFLEEMRARYAGTRLGRQELDGVMLADVPGALWSTAALAAAQVTGAPPLDRVVVAVDPAVSSGKSSDACGIVAAGAVTQGKPQDWRAYVLADRTVQGAGPLAWAQAVIAARDAFGAERVVAEVNQGGALVETVLRQADPLVPFRALHARKGKSARAEPVAALYEQGRVKHLPGLGELEDQMCLMTPQGYQGSGSPDRLDALVWALHELIIQPAASLRMPQIRVL
- a CDS encoding amidohydrolase — protein: MTPSIIIHNGALMTFDDAMPTAQALAIAGSRITAVGADAAILSLAGPETRMIDAGGATVLPGFIDSHVHLFGGSVELDCLNLYGVTGLPAMRAGIRPYAQANPDDALVFCVMADYGILGTGKTPTRHDLDRILSDRPLAMFAPDHHTIWANTAALKAAGLLQGGPTDAGSEIVMGEDGLATGELLEPGAYEPVLRLTRHGGRDMLGLTTGKDPVPPATADQRRMDKDVLAKGLAHCAAQGITGLHLMDGNRYQLELLSELEAEGRLLCRCRVPFHMKGTDPLQRMTAEAPAMRDDFRSGKIACSHVKMFIDGVIESGTALMLRPYPGELGANGNSGDEVFTQEHFVACCSEADRLGFQIAVHAIGDAGVRRTIDAFEMAAKTNGRRDSRHRIEHIEVIHPDDIPRLAALGIVASLQPGHAPMGHIFPPGGAAQYLHADQIAGAYAWQTIRDAGAQVIFSTDWPVIPVNVMANVKAAIAPLDLGEGWADQTQTLHDTLASYTRGNAWSEFNEDTKGKLAIGMAADVAIMSHDLTQLAPGNVTAAMAMTTICDGMVTYQHGV